From a single Longimicrobiales bacterium genomic region:
- a CDS encoding M56 family metallopeptidase: MTPIEWLLFALFLSAKVLVVLGAALFVTRLMHRRSSAERHLVWVVASACVLALPVLSLAGPSWRVVIPSAWLSAFNEAPAPAAVEPVPLPAVEITVSREVRRERISRALGTPALAPARAPGAVVRVTPPATLEAVPAPVRAGAVPSNEATVEVAPAGAVVAPGVRARAPEGQTDPLRSMLPRLPLLFLVVWLAGTVVIGARVLVGFMRLRAVTRLARPLQDLSLRVRAHGIATDIGVRRQLRLLEGDAAAMPITFGLLRPTLLLPSSARDWTRARQNAVLRHELEHVRRYDSLTQLIAELGCALYWFNPLMWYASRRLRIEREHACDDAVLASGLRPSEYAADLLDIARALRSQRALGVAAIAMAGPSHLRARVACLLDAGRRRDRASVKLLVPAWLGAFMLVTPLSSLVPDAGGRVVSEHRASVSHAPAKVARRGPLPVAAPDVLPLKAVPARSPVVPAPMGAPASAAAAGGVTVEVDAVAMPDDLAFEIDVADREWLHSAVLYLSRRLGLMSEERASAITAAADVELARAVREGLMRVAEGRSANPGEAESLAELLSHAGLSRAEVALVLEAAAGVEVKYNRKHDRFEVRAKPRR; this comes from the coding sequence ATGACACCGATCGAATGGCTGCTGTTCGCACTGTTCCTGTCCGCAAAGGTGCTCGTGGTGCTGGGCGCTGCGCTGTTTGTGACGCGTCTGATGCATCGGAGGTCGTCCGCTGAGCGGCATCTCGTGTGGGTGGTTGCGTCGGCGTGCGTGCTCGCCCTGCCGGTGCTCTCGCTTGCGGGCCCGTCGTGGCGCGTTGTCATCCCGTCCGCATGGCTGAGCGCGTTCAACGAAGCACCCGCGCCTGCGGCGGTGGAGCCAGTGCCGTTGCCTGCAGTTGAGATCACGGTTTCGCGGGAGGTCCGTCGCGAGCGTATCTCCCGTGCGCTCGGCACGCCGGCGCTGGCGCCGGCTCGGGCACCAGGCGCAGTGGTGCGCGTGACACCGCCCGCGACACTCGAGGCGGTGCCTGCACCGGTACGAGCGGGTGCCGTGCCGTCGAATGAAGCCACGGTGGAGGTCGCACCGGCGGGAGCGGTGGTAGCGCCCGGGGTGCGTGCCCGCGCGCCGGAGGGACAGACTGATCCGCTGCGTTCGATGCTGCCGCGGCTGCCGCTGTTGTTCCTGGTCGTATGGCTGGCCGGCACGGTGGTGATCGGCGCGCGCGTTCTGGTGGGTTTCATGCGACTGCGCGCCGTGACGCGGCTGGCGCGCCCGCTCCAGGACCTGTCACTGAGAGTGCGGGCACACGGGATTGCGACGGACATCGGTGTCCGCCGGCAGTTGCGACTGCTGGAGGGTGACGCGGCGGCGATGCCGATCACGTTCGGTCTGCTGCGGCCGACACTGCTGCTGCCATCGAGTGCGCGTGACTGGACGCGAGCGCGGCAGAATGCGGTACTGCGGCATGAGCTGGAGCACGTGCGACGCTACGATTCACTGACGCAGCTGATCGCGGAGCTCGGCTGCGCGCTCTACTGGTTCAATCCGCTGATGTGGTATGCGTCGCGTCGGCTGCGGATCGAGCGCGAGCACGCGTGCGACGATGCAGTGCTGGCATCGGGGTTACGGCCGTCCGAGTACGCGGCCGACCTGCTGGACATTGCGCGAGCGCTCAGGTCGCAGCGCGCACTGGGTGTCGCGGCGATCGCGATGGCAGGACCGTCTCACCTCCGTGCGCGGGTTGCGTGTCTGCTCGATGCGGGGCGGCGCCGTGACCGTGCGTCGGTGAAGCTCCTGGTGCCTGCGTGGCTCGGCGCGTTCATGCTTGTCACGCCGCTGTCATCACTCGTGCCGGACGCCGGCGGGCGGGTGGTGTCGGAGCACCGCGCCAGTGTGTCGCATGCCCCTGCGAAGGTGGCCCGGCGGGGCCCGCTACCGGTGGCCGCTCCGGATGTGCTGCCGCTGAAGGCCGTCCCGGCACGGAGCCCCGTTGTACCGGCACCGATGGGCGCGCCTGCCTCAGCCGCGGCCGCCGGTGGGGTGACTGTCGAGGTCGATGCGGTTGCCATGCCTGACGATCTCGCCTTCGAAATCGATGTCGCCGACCGTGAATGGCTGCACTCGGCGGTGCTTTATCTGTCCCGGCGTCTCGGTCTGATGAGCGAGGAGCGGGCATCCGCGATCACTGCCGCGGCCGATGTCGAGCTCGCCCGGGCAGTGCGCGAGGGGCTCATGCGCGTGGCAGAAGGCAGGAGTGCGAATCCGGGCGAGGCCGAGTCCCTGGCGGAGCTGCTGTCACACGCCGGGCTGAGCCGGGCCGAGGTTGCGCTGGTACTGGAAGCGGCGGCCGGTGTCGAAGTGAAGTACAACCGGAAGCACGACAGGTTCGAGGTCAGGGCGAAGCCGCGGAGGTAG
- a CDS encoding BlaI/MecI/CopY family transcriptional regulator — protein MSRGSHQNLTRRERQIMDVVYRHGQVTVSEVLAELPQAPSYSAVRALLRKLEEKGHLKHDAQGARYVYEATVPREEAREGALERLVRTFFDGSPSKTVAALLDLKAEELTKTELDDLERLIADARGRGQ, from the coding sequence ATGAGCAGGGGGTCGCACCAGAACCTGACGCGACGGGAGCGTCAGATCATGGACGTCGTCTACCGGCACGGGCAGGTGACAGTGTCTGAGGTGCTGGCGGAGCTGCCGCAGGCACCCAGCTACTCGGCCGTGCGTGCGCTGCTGCGGAAGCTGGAGGAGAAGGGCCATCTGAAGCACGACGCGCAGGGAGCCCGCTACGTATACGAGGCGACGGTGCCGCGCGAGGAGGCGCGCGAAGGTGCGCTGGAGCGTCTGGTGCGCACGTTCTTCGACGGTTCGCCGTCGAAGACGGTGGCGGCGCTGCTGGACCTGAAGGCGGAGGAGCTGACGAAGACGGAGCTGGACGATCTGGAGCGACTGATCGCGGACGCGCGCGGAAGGGGGCAGTGA
- a CDS encoding MATE family efflux transporter, which translates to MSRRGRLFARELRGLLTLSVPIVVNQLGQVGMNTADTIMVGPLGAAPLAAAGLGSALHFFGLILMTGVVMGMAPLVSQAFGRGDVEECGRVLVQGSWLAVVVSVPVVISCLYGRELSLVLGQDPEVAALTGGYMRALALGVPPALLFVAARQYLEGMGHATAPMMVTFMGLGVNIVANRALIYGVADWIPALGVVGSGWATTIVRCAMLVAIGGFLVMHRTHRVHGMALRPRLAAMRRIFVVGGPIGAQFGMEVGLFSFAAVMMGWLGAVQLAAHQVTINIASTTFMIALGTSMAGSIRVGQHIGGRRPRAVRDAVVGTYLLSTGFMLCCAIVFLIAPRTLIGLYTPHVDIVDLGAQLLLMAAAFQLFDGAQVAGVSVLRGAADTRAPMYIAAIGYWGVGLPIAYLFAFRYGWGPLGVWTGLSIGLAAVALLLLERVRRVFWLRPVGRVGRVGRGTHSA; encoded by the coding sequence ATGAGTCGACGAGGGCGACTTTTCGCGCGTGAGCTGCGCGGACTGCTGACGCTGTCGGTGCCGATCGTGGTGAACCAGCTGGGGCAGGTGGGGATGAACACGGCGGACACCATCATGGTGGGTCCGCTGGGGGCAGCCCCGCTGGCCGCGGCGGGACTGGGCAGCGCGCTGCATTTTTTCGGGCTCATCCTGATGACGGGCGTGGTGATGGGGATGGCGCCGCTGGTGAGCCAGGCGTTCGGGCGCGGCGACGTGGAGGAGTGCGGCCGGGTGCTGGTTCAGGGATCATGGCTGGCGGTGGTGGTGAGCGTGCCGGTGGTGATCTCGTGCCTGTATGGTCGCGAGCTGTCCCTGGTGCTGGGTCAGGACCCCGAGGTGGCGGCGTTGACGGGTGGGTACATGCGGGCGCTGGCGCTCGGCGTTCCGCCCGCGCTGCTGTTCGTGGCCGCGCGTCAGTACCTGGAAGGAATGGGTCACGCGACGGCGCCCATGATGGTGACGTTCATGGGGCTGGGCGTGAACATCGTGGCGAACCGTGCGCTCATCTATGGCGTCGCGGACTGGATCCCGGCTCTGGGCGTGGTCGGCAGCGGCTGGGCGACGACGATCGTGCGGTGTGCGATGCTCGTGGCGATCGGAGGCTTCCTGGTGATGCATCGCACGCACCGTGTGCACGGCATGGCGCTCCGGCCGCGGCTGGCCGCGATGCGTCGCATCTTCGTAGTGGGCGGGCCGATCGGTGCGCAGTTCGGCATGGAGGTGGGTCTGTTCTCGTTCGCCGCGGTGATGATGGGCTGGCTGGGCGCCGTTCAGCTCGCGGCACATCAGGTGACGATCAACATCGCGTCGACGACGTTCATGATCGCGCTGGGCACATCGATGGCGGGGTCGATCCGCGTGGGCCAGCACATTGGCGGGCGGCGGCCACGTGCCGTGCGTGACGCGGTGGTGGGCACGTACCTGCTGTCGACCGGATTCATGCTGTGCTGCGCGATCGTGTTCCTGATCGCTCCGCGTACACTGATCGGGCTGTACACACCTCACGTGGACATCGTCGACCTGGGTGCCCAGCTGCTGCTGATGGCTGCCGCGTTCCAGCTCTTCGACGGTGCGCAGGTAGCGGGCGTGTCGGTGTTGCGCGGTGCGGCGGATACGCGGGCCCCGATGTACATCGCGGCGATCGGCTACTGGGGTGTGGGGCTGCCGATCGCCTACCTGTTCGCGTTCCGGTACGGCTGGGGTCCGCTCGGTGTATGGACGGGTCTGTCGATCGGCCTCGCCGCAGTCGCTCTGCTTCTGCTGGAACGGGTGAGGCGAGTGTTCTGGCTGCGGCCGGTCGGACGGGTCGGACGGGTCGGACGCGGCACCCACTCTGCATAA